The sequence below is a genomic window from Synechococcus sp. PCC 7335.
CGATAGCAAGCTGATCTAGGGCTCTAGCGACTACAAAGTCAACTAGGTCATCGATAGTCTGCGGCTGATGATACCAGGCGGGTATAGCTGGCACAATTCGAACGCCAGCCTCAGCTAGTGCGGTCAAGTTGCGTAGATGGATCAGGCTAAAGGGCGTCTCTCTTGGAACCACGATCAGCGGACGGCCTTCTTTGATCTGTACATCTGCTGCCCGCTCTAGCAGATCTGAGCTCAGGCCCGATGCCAGCTTGCCGACTGTGCTCATGCTACAGGGTATTACAATCATACCGCGTGCCCGATAGGAACCACTGGCAATGCTTGCCCCAACATTTCCCCATGCATGGCAGCGCAATTCGCCAGCGATAGGAACATCGGCCTGCTTTCGCCACCAGTCTTGCTGTTGGTCTGTATTGGTAGGCATCGGCGTACCGTGCTCTTGCTGCCAAACTTGCTGTGAGGCCCGTGATGCAACTAGTTCAACGGAATAACCAGCGCTAAGTAGGTGCTTTAGGGTGCGGATGGCGTAGATCATGCCAGAAGCACCGCTGATACCGAGGATAAGGGGTTGTGAGACAGTCGGGAAATGAGATGATGAGAGAGAAGAGTTAGTCACTTGTTGTTCTATTCTTCTTCGCCAAGTTCGCTGTCCTCTTCACTAGCTTCGCTACCACCTCCAACAGCAACAAGGTCAATTTGCTGCCGGTAGTAGTCAACACTTTTGACTTCGACTTCAACGTGATCGCCCAGTCGATACTGCTGACGATTTTTCCGACCTACCAGCTTCTGCTGCCTAGAGCGATACTCATACCAATCATCTTTTAGCGAGCTGACATGGACCAGTCCCTCTACTAGTAGCTCTTCTAATTCCACAAAGAACCCATAGGACTGTACGCCAGTAATCAGACCATGGAAAACCTCACCTGTGTGCGCCTGCATAAAGGCTGCTTTTTTCAATCCTTCTAGATCTGATTCGGCATCTTGAGTGATCCGTTCGCGTTCGGTCAGCTTAATTGGAGCACGTGTGAGCTGTTCTTCCATCTCCTGCTGAACAGCAGGCGGCAAGACACTCCAGTTAATCTTACCGTGGCAAGAGCTGTGACGAAGATTGACGCGGTCTTTAGATCGAGTAGAGCGGCGATCGCGCCCGTGTTTGAAGACTGCGTGCAGCAGGCGATGAACTAGCAGATCTGGATAGCGCCGTACGGGGGAGGCAAAATGCGTATAGGCATCATCGATAGCCAAGCCAAAGTGAGGACCGGGCCGAGCGCTATACAAAGCGGGCTTCAAAGTAGCCAACAGCAGATAAGTTAATACCTTCTCAGACTTAGAGGCTTTGAACTGCTCAGTAAAATTTCTGTAGTCACTGGGAGCTACCTGCTCGACATCTTCTAGCTGAAGGTCGATTTCCATATTATTAGCTAGCTTCACTAGCTCTTGGACATCAGCTAGTTCTGGCGTTCGGTGAACCCGATAGAGTCCTGGAATGCCCAGCTCTTTGATGTGTCTTGCGACCAGTTGGTTTGCCAGCAGCATAAATTCGGTCACGATGATCCTAGCGGGCATATGGTCAGAGACTACCATCGCACCAAAGGAACCTTCGTCGTCGTATTGAAACTTAGGCGAAAGGTATTCAGCTAGCTCTTCTGCTTCAGGGGGAAACTCATGCTGAGGTAGATTCAATTCAAAAGAGCCTCGCTCATGACGGCGCTGCTTCACCTCCTGAGATAGCTGATACAAGCTGTCAATTAGATCCATGACTGGCTCGAATTCTTCGATGTCGTCAGGGCTGAATCCTAGTTTTTCTAGCTCTTCGTCCTCTTCTCGAACTAAAATCGCCTGAGCTTGGTCATAGGTAAGCTGGTGACTCACTTGGATGACACTAGGCTGAATCTCATACTCAAGCACCTGGCCATCGTCATCCATCGTGATCAATATAGAGATTGCCAGCCTGTCCTTATCGGGAACTAGCGCGCATAGCGCATTCGGAATGGGTGGTGGCAGCATTGGAACAATTTCATCACCAAGATAAACTGCCATTCCTCTAGATCTAGCAGTCCGATCAATGACGTCGTTGGGCTGAACATAGTGCGCCACATCAGAAACATGAATGCCCAGTCGACGATAGCCATCGTCTGTGATATCTAGGCTAATCGCATCATCGATCACCTTGGCATTTGATCCATCAATAGTCAGCGCGGCATGTTCTGTTAGATCCACACGGCCTTTAATGTCTGACTTTCGAACCCGATTAGGTAGGCCACGTGCGGCTATGAAAACTTCTTCTGAAAAGATCCGAGGTAAATCGTGTTTGCAGTAAACAATATCTACATCAGCTGCGTCTTCAGCATCACTGCCTAGAATTCGAGAAACTTTACCTTGCGGTGGGTGTTGCGCAATTGGGTAGCGGGTGATTTCAACGTGAATCAGGTGATCGATAGCTTCGCTCAGATCTTCTTCGCTTTCGGCAATATCTAGTTCGAATAGTAGTCTGTCATCTAGAGGAATCGCTTTAAACTTGTCTGCTGCCGTTTCGGCCGCTTTTACTTTGGCAAGAACGGACTCATTTGCTCTTTCTAATATCAGCTTAACTTCGCCTTCGGGGCTACGTCGTCTACTGCCATCTTTAGTAACTTGGACTAGAACGCGATCGCCGTTCCAGGCCGTATTTAGCTGAGATTCTCGTACATAGATGTCATCTGCACCTTCCTCATCTTGAATCGCAAAGCAAAATCCTTTACTAGAGCACCTCAGCTTGCCTTCTATGACATCTTCATTCTCTATTTTTCGATACTTTCCACGAGACTTCTCTAAAACGTTGGTGCGCTCTAGAGCGGTGAGCGCTATGTGCAAGTCTCGTACTGCTTCTTCGGTATTACAGTTGAGCTTTTTCTCTAAAGTTTTGACGGCAACTAATTTATCATCAGATAAGTTAGCTAAAAGTGACGCAATCGAAAATTCCATGTAGCGATGAATCCTTGAGTGAATCCGTTAAGATCTCAGATAGTAAAGCTAATTGTTTCTAACAGCCCAAAATCAAGAAAATAGTAGGCAAACGCTTAGCTAATCTTGGCAAACCGGTTAATAAACTAATTAGTGAGCAGAGCTGATAGAGCAAAACGGATTGAAAGTAGCATTTTTGATCAGGTTATTGTGATACCAAACGCTGTGGTTCAAAATACTGTGGTTCAAGATCAAGATCTACAGGTCATGAACTTAAGCGAAGCCTATCAAATTGACTTAAGACTAAACCACCTAGACTGAACTTATCCAAAGTACATTTTCTATCCTATAGCCCTCTTATGGTTCCGTACTAGGTTAATACTGTCAAATACCTAGTATAGTAGAACCTCTCTAATGCCCTTCACTGTAGT
It includes:
- a CDS encoding flavin prenyltransferase UbiX, with amino-acid sequence MIYAIRTLKHLLSAGYSVELVASRASQQVWQQEHGTPMPTNTDQQQDWWRKQADVPIAGELRCHAWGNVGASIASGSYRARGMIVIPCSMSTVGKLASGLSSDLLERAADVQIKEGRPLIVVPRETPFSLIHLRNLTALAEAGVRIVPAIPAWYHQPQTIDDLVDFVVARALDQLAIDCVPLRRWKGK
- a CDS encoding ribonuclease R family protein, encoding MEFSIASLLANLSDDKLVAVKTLEKKLNCNTEEAVRDLHIALTALERTNVLEKSRGKYRKIENEDVIEGKLRCSSKGFCFAIQDEEGADDIYVRESQLNTAWNGDRVLVQVTKDGSRRRSPEGEVKLILERANESVLAKVKAAETAADKFKAIPLDDRLLFELDIAESEEDLSEAIDHLIHVEITRYPIAQHPPQGKVSRILGSDAEDAADVDIVYCKHDLPRIFSEEVFIAARGLPNRVRKSDIKGRVDLTEHAALTIDGSNAKVIDDAISLDITDDGYRRLGIHVSDVAHYVQPNDVIDRTARSRGMAVYLGDEIVPMLPPPIPNALCALVPDKDRLAISILITMDDDGQVLEYEIQPSVIQVSHQLTYDQAQAILVREEDEELEKLGFSPDDIEEFEPVMDLIDSLYQLSQEVKQRRHERGSFELNLPQHEFPPEAEELAEYLSPKFQYDDEGSFGAMVVSDHMPARIIVTEFMLLANQLVARHIKELGIPGLYRVHRTPELADVQELVKLANNMEIDLQLEDVEQVAPSDYRNFTEQFKASKSEKVLTYLLLATLKPALYSARPGPHFGLAIDDAYTHFASPVRRYPDLLVHRLLHAVFKHGRDRRSTRSKDRVNLRHSSCHGKINWSVLPPAVQQEMEEQLTRAPIKLTERERITQDAESDLEGLKKAAFMQAHTGEVFHGLITGVQSYGFFVELEELLVEGLVHVSSLKDDWYEYRSRQQKLVGRKNRQQYRLGDHVEVEVKSVDYYRQQIDLVAVGGGSEASEEDSELGEEE